The following are encoded together in the uncultured Sphaerochaeta sp. genome:
- a CDS encoding dehydrogenase E1 component subunit alpha/beta: protein MDLSTQQAQQALSIMVRSRHFEEQIDELFKQKEMHGTTHLSIGQEACQAGLALALQPGDWIVPTHRCHGHTIARGTSERRMFSEMFGSSDGICKGLGGSMHMTDVETWNTGSSAVVGSGINLAAGIGFALKMQKSQALSVAIFGDGASSRGALHESMNLASVWSLPVLFFCENNNYGMSAAASRMISTSSIARRAEGYSMPHATVDGNDIVAVYKACKLAVDTIRATSKPYFIELKTYRCCGHSKSDACVYRDHKEEAMWASKDPIFLFTRSLVDSGLFSEEEVSRIILESRKRVDDAVRDALSVRDQHISLEKAMEYLFTEEDEELYKVCKTTSRISYRDAIREALDEEMSRDKAVHLIGEDIGLYGGCFRVTGDLYKKHAQQMHETPVSEEAFTGLAVGAATLGIRPVVEIMYGDFSTLASDPMINHAAKIRFMSAGQLSCPMVLRAPIGSGTGHGAQHTQCLEAMFANIPGLIIVAPSCPGDAKALLKSAIRSNNPVLYFEHKHLYNNLGPVGDEDYLMPLGKAVVKKRGRDVTIVAYSHAVQTCLEAATVLSLQDEIDTEVIDLATIKPMDGNAIRQSVRKTGRLLVVHDSPEFGGYGAEVVSQVTSDAKSFASLKVPPLRLCGKESPIPFAPELEKETIPSKEDVVAAVRSLFSSL, encoded by the coding sequence ATGGACCTTTCTACACAACAGGCGCAACAAGCGCTCTCGATTATGGTGCGTTCACGCCATTTCGAAGAACAAATTGACGAATTATTCAAGCAAAAAGAGATGCATGGGACAACCCACCTGTCCATTGGACAGGAGGCCTGTCAAGCGGGTTTGGCTTTGGCTTTACAGCCAGGCGACTGGATTGTGCCCACGCATCGTTGCCATGGCCATACCATCGCCAGGGGTACCAGTGAAAGGCGTATGTTCAGTGAGATGTTCGGCTCCTCGGATGGTATCTGTAAAGGGCTCGGTGGTTCCATGCATATGACTGATGTAGAGACATGGAATACGGGCTCTTCTGCTGTCGTCGGCAGCGGGATCAACCTGGCTGCAGGAATCGGATTTGCCTTGAAGATGCAGAAGAGCCAGGCGCTGAGTGTTGCCATCTTTGGAGATGGAGCATCGAGCCGGGGTGCATTGCATGAGAGCATGAACCTTGCTTCTGTTTGGTCTCTTCCTGTCCTGTTTTTTTGTGAGAACAACAACTATGGGATGAGTGCCGCAGCCTCAAGAATGATTTCAACCTCCTCCATAGCCAGACGAGCGGAGGGATATTCCATGCCCCATGCGACAGTGGATGGTAATGATATCGTGGCTGTCTACAAGGCCTGTAAACTTGCAGTGGACACTATCCGCGCCACTTCCAAACCATATTTTATAGAACTCAAGACGTACCGTTGCTGTGGACACTCAAAGAGCGATGCCTGTGTGTATCGTGACCACAAGGAAGAGGCTATGTGGGCTTCCAAGGACCCCATCTTCCTCTTTACGCGCTCTCTGGTAGATAGTGGATTATTCAGTGAGGAGGAAGTCTCCCGCATTATTCTGGAGAGTCGTAAACGTGTGGATGATGCGGTTCGTGATGCACTTTCTGTACGCGATCAGCACATCAGCCTTGAGAAGGCGATGGAGTACCTCTTCACAGAAGAAGATGAGGAACTGTACAAGGTCTGCAAGACTACCAGCCGCATCAGTTATCGTGATGCAATCAGGGAAGCTCTTGATGAGGAGATGTCCCGTGACAAGGCGGTCCATCTTATCGGAGAGGATATCGGACTCTACGGGGGGTGTTTCCGTGTGACGGGAGATCTTTATAAGAAACATGCCCAGCAGATGCATGAAACCCCTGTCAGTGAGGAAGCGTTCACGGGGCTTGCCGTCGGTGCGGCTACGCTGGGCATTCGTCCAGTGGTAGAAATCATGTACGGGGATTTTTCCACACTAGCGAGCGATCCCATGATTAACCATGCTGCGAAGATCCGTTTCATGAGTGCTGGACAGCTCTCCTGTCCGATGGTCCTGAGAGCTCCTATTGGGAGTGGGACAGGTCATGGAGCCCAACACACCCAATGCCTGGAGGCAATGTTTGCAAATATCCCTGGTCTTATCATTGTAGCTCCCTCATGTCCTGGTGATGCAAAAGCCCTGCTGAAGAGTGCCATCAGGAGCAACAATCCAGTACTTTATTTTGAACACAAACACCTCTATAACAATCTTGGTCCAGTAGGGGATGAGGATTATCTGATGCCGCTTGGAAAAGCGGTTGTCAAGAAGCGAGGGCGTGATGTAACCATCGTTGCCTATAGCCATGCAGTACAGACGTGTCTTGAGGCAGCAACGGTGTTGAGCTTGCAAGATGAAATCGACACTGAAGTCATTGATCTGGCTACCATAAAGCCGATGGATGGCAATGCCATCCGTCAGTCAGTACGGAAAACAGGAAGGCTATTGGTAGTTCATGATAGCCCTGAGTTTGGAGGCTATGGAGCTGAGGTTGTTTCCCAAGTGACCAGCGACGCCAAGAGTTTTGCATCCTTGAAGGTACCCCCCTTACGATTATGTGGAAAGGAGAGCCCAATCCCCTTTGCCCCAGAGCTGGAAAAAGAGACAATTCCCTCCAAGGAAGATGTTGTTGCCGCTGTTCGCTCACTTTTCTCCTCGCTATAG
- the pheT gene encoding phenylalanine--tRNA ligase subunit beta, translating into MPKIETTGKLFYSLLGKTIQDAQLEEIFPVAKAELDGHEDDLLKIELNDTNRPDLWSAAGIARQLKAYWGVEAPLYDFFSTADETFDSEGRELIVDASVKEVRPYSIGFAAKGHKVSEDELEALIQSQEKLCSNFGRKRKTIAIGIYRSDLITYPVHYRGADPDTTKFIPLGMDKELTLREICSEHPKGREYGPIVSDSKVFPYLHDDKGETLSFPPVINSAHIGAVEAGDENLFLELSGSDLHDLLLAASILACDMSDLGYEILPVKVSFPEETEFGREITVPYYFQKPISCSLSQVHKTLGEPMSGDDAVAALKRMGIYAVYDEQTIWATVPEWRNDFLHPVDLIEDIMIGYGLGNFQPEMPQDFTVGRLSPAEELGRKVKDLMVGLGFQEMMYNYLGSKREYVDNMQFPAEKCIFISNPMSENYEVVRPSVIPSLLESESVSAHAPFPHKIFEVGKIAFLDENENSGTTTRNSLGFLASDSVMGYNEVSSIVNTLFYFLGKEYQLAALDGDGRFIEGRCARIMQGEQEVGVFGEIHPAVLENWGSETPTIACEVDLDMLLS; encoded by the coding sequence ATGCCAAAGATTGAGACAACCGGCAAGTTGTTCTACAGCTTGCTTGGAAAAACCATACAAGATGCGCAACTGGAAGAAATTTTCCCCGTTGCAAAAGCTGAACTGGATGGTCATGAAGATGACCTGTTGAAAATCGAGCTCAACGACACCAATCGACCTGACCTCTGGTCTGCCGCCGGTATCGCACGTCAGCTCAAAGCATACTGGGGAGTTGAAGCTCCTCTCTATGATTTCTTTTCTACCGCTGATGAGACTTTTGACAGCGAGGGAAGAGAGCTCATCGTAGATGCCTCAGTGAAGGAAGTAAGACCGTACTCTATTGGTTTTGCTGCAAAAGGGCACAAGGTAAGTGAGGATGAACTCGAAGCATTGATCCAGAGTCAGGAAAAACTCTGTTCCAACTTTGGAAGAAAACGCAAGACGATTGCGATTGGAATCTATCGCTCCGATCTGATTACCTATCCTGTCCATTACCGAGGGGCTGACCCTGATACCACCAAATTCATCCCGCTGGGAATGGATAAGGAACTCACCTTGAGGGAGATCTGTAGTGAACACCCCAAAGGTAGGGAGTATGGACCGATTGTAAGCGACAGTAAGGTATTTCCCTATCTGCATGATGACAAGGGAGAAACACTGAGTTTTCCACCTGTCATCAACAGCGCGCATATCGGGGCAGTTGAGGCAGGGGATGAGAATTTGTTCCTTGAGCTCAGTGGATCTGATCTCCACGATCTCTTGCTAGCAGCCTCCATCCTGGCCTGTGATATGTCCGACCTTGGGTATGAGATTCTTCCCGTGAAGGTCTCTTTCCCAGAGGAGACAGAGTTTGGGAGAGAGATAACGGTTCCCTATTATTTCCAAAAGCCTATCTCCTGCTCACTCAGCCAGGTCCATAAGACCCTTGGTGAGCCGATGAGTGGAGATGATGCAGTTGCAGCATTGAAGAGAATGGGAATCTATGCTGTCTATGATGAACAAACCATCTGGGCAACCGTCCCAGAGTGGAGAAATGACTTCCTGCATCCAGTCGACCTAATCGAGGATATCATGATCGGTTATGGGCTTGGAAACTTCCAGCCTGAGATGCCCCAGGATTTCACGGTTGGACGACTCAGCCCAGCTGAAGAGTTGGGCCGCAAGGTCAAGGATTTGATGGTGGGGCTTGGATTCCAGGAGATGATGTACAACTATCTTGGCTCCAAGCGGGAATATGTGGACAACATGCAGTTCCCTGCTGAAAAATGCATTTTCATTTCCAATCCAATGAGTGAGAACTATGAGGTGGTACGCCCCTCTGTCATTCCTTCCCTGTTGGAGAGTGAGAGCGTTAGCGCCCATGCTCCTTTCCCGCACAAAATTTTCGAAGTGGGTAAGATTGCTTTCCTTGATGAGAACGAGAACAGTGGAACCACAACCCGTAATAGTCTCGGATTCCTTGCCAGTGACAGTGTGATGGGCTACAACGAGGTCTCCTCGATTGTGAACACCCTGTTCTACTTTCTCGGCAAAGAGTATCAACTTGCAGCATTGGATGGCGATGGTCGGTTCATCGAAGGTCGTTGTGCCAGAATTATGCAAGGCGAACAAGAGGTTGGGGTATTTGGAGAAATCCATCCAGCAGTTCTGGAGAACTGGGGAAGTGAAACTCCCACCATTGCCTGTGAGGTAGACCTGGATATGTTGTTGAGCTAA
- a CDS encoding flavin reductase: MYVDVPVEVLQMNPFTAIGTDGFLVTAGTPEHFNTMTASWGTMGVLWGRNVVVLYVRKSRYTHQFLEEGDGFTVSFFPPDMKEKLLWCGAHSGREYDKISITGLQPTFIPSPKGGERVTFKEASLVFSCTKVATMDMQSDQFLLDEIKEFYQSGDLHTVYIGFIDSILSNQ, from the coding sequence ATGTATGTTGATGTTCCTGTAGAAGTTTTGCAAATGAACCCCTTTACAGCGATCGGAACTGATGGATTCCTGGTAACAGCGGGAACTCCTGAACATTTCAACACCATGACAGCATCCTGGGGTACGATGGGCGTGCTCTGGGGAAGAAATGTAGTGGTTCTCTATGTACGTAAAAGCCGCTACACCCATCAATTCCTGGAGGAGGGTGACGGGTTTACCGTGTCATTCTTCCCTCCTGATATGAAGGAAAAATTACTTTGGTGTGGTGCACACAGTGGTCGAGAATATGACAAGATCAGCATAACTGGACTGCAGCCCACATTTATTCCTTCTCCAAAGGGCGGGGAGCGTGTAACCTTCAAGGAAGCTTCGTTGGTTTTCTCTTGTACGAAAGTTGCTACCATGGATATGCAGAGTGACCAATTTCTGCTCGACGAGATCAAGGAGTTCTACCAAAGCGGCGACCTTCATACCGTATATATAGGATTTATTGACAGCATCCTCTCCAACCAATAG
- a CDS encoding phenylalanine--tRNA ligase subunit alpha, with the protein MEIDVKNLHPLEVRLLRHVALGEPITAARIVDELDYKVGQCNQAFSWLSAKGYLVEKSRESRVLYELTEFGREQAEKGTPAQRIFAFIKAEGPQALPEIASALGLEKSEVGSAFGQLSKARCAQMNDENKAQSIADELSGEFLLTANLLQKGLQGDLDESALDADEKKAMGKIAKKRGAASSPFKVIEREDIVYELTEEGSQAKEAVLKANITGEELGSLTPEMLATGSWKTGSFRPYGLNAPTSRLIPGRHNPYGNYLQWVKDKLCSLGFEEFDGSLVENEFWNGDALFMPQFHSARDIHDVYYVKDPVHCKEIEEPWLSQVAKTHEDGWETGSRGWRYSFDHEFTRRQVLRSQGTVLSARQLPNAKIPGKYFGVARCFRYDQVDATHGADFYQTEGIVLGNDVNLKTLLGLLKMFAEEIAGAEEVKYVPGYFPFTEPSIEVHIKHPVLGWFELGGSGIFRPEVTKALGIDVPVLAWGLGIDRMALMHLGLNDLRELFTPNIESVRTRRGN; encoded by the coding sequence ATGGAAATTGATGTAAAGAACCTGCATCCGCTGGAAGTCCGCCTACTCAGGCATGTGGCATTGGGTGAACCCATTACCGCCGCCCGCATCGTGGACGAGCTTGACTACAAGGTGGGGCAGTGCAACCAGGCGTTCAGCTGGTTGAGCGCAAAGGGCTATCTGGTCGAGAAGAGTCGCGAAAGTCGCGTCTTGTATGAATTGACAGAATTCGGAAGGGAGCAAGCTGAGAAAGGGACTCCCGCCCAGCGTATCTTTGCATTTATCAAGGCTGAGGGACCTCAAGCACTTCCTGAGATTGCCTCAGCCCTGGGATTGGAAAAGAGTGAAGTGGGTTCAGCCTTCGGTCAGTTGTCAAAGGCTCGTTGTGCACAAATGAATGATGAAAACAAAGCTCAATCCATCGCTGATGAGCTGAGCGGTGAGTTCCTCCTTACCGCCAATCTCCTGCAGAAAGGCTTGCAGGGGGATCTTGATGAGTCAGCATTGGATGCAGATGAGAAAAAAGCAATGGGCAAAATCGCGAAGAAACGTGGTGCTGCCTCCTCTCCCTTCAAGGTCATCGAGCGGGAAGATATCGTCTACGAGTTGACTGAAGAGGGCTCCCAGGCCAAGGAAGCGGTCCTGAAGGCAAACATCACAGGAGAGGAGCTTGGCTCCCTTACCCCAGAGATGCTTGCTACCGGAAGTTGGAAAACAGGGAGCTTCCGCCCCTACGGTTTAAATGCTCCCACCAGTCGCTTGATCCCAGGTCGGCACAACCCATACGGCAACTATCTGCAGTGGGTCAAGGATAAGCTCTGTAGTCTCGGCTTTGAGGAATTCGACGGCTCGCTCGTGGAGAATGAGTTCTGGAATGGCGATGCCTTGTTCATGCCACAGTTTCATAGTGCTCGTGACATCCACGATGTTTACTATGTAAAAGATCCGGTGCATTGCAAGGAGATTGAGGAACCTTGGCTCAGCCAGGTTGCCAAGACCCATGAAGATGGCTGGGAGACAGGTAGCCGAGGTTGGCGCTACAGCTTTGACCATGAATTCACCCGTCGCCAGGTGCTACGCAGCCAAGGAACGGTTCTCAGTGCACGCCAGCTGCCCAATGCTAAGATTCCAGGCAAGTATTTTGGTGTTGCCCGCTGTTTCCGTTATGATCAGGTTGATGCAACCCACGGCGCTGATTTCTACCAGACCGAGGGTATTGTTTTAGGCAATGATGTTAATCTGAAAACTCTGTTGGGTCTACTGAAGATGTTTGCTGAAGAGATTGCAGGAGCCGAGGAAGTGAAATACGTTCCTGGCTACTTCCCCTTCACAGAACCTTCGATCGAAGTGCATATTAAGCATCCTGTGTTGGGATGGTTTGAACTTGGTGGTAGTGGAATCTTCCGTCCTGAAGTCACCAAGGCTCTCGGTATTGATGTGCCGGTACTCGCATGGGGACTCGGTATCGACCGAATGGCCTTGATGCACCTGGGATTGAACGATCTCAGGGAGCTCTTTACTCCGAACATCGAGTCGGTACGCACGAGGAGGGGAAACTAA